A genomic region of Gammaproteobacteria bacterium contains the following coding sequences:
- the mfd gene encoding transcription-repair coupling factor, with protein MVPTILLSNIPAPSQGQITLGNLSGSALALAIIERAAAFDGLSLLLCADTSSAIKFEAELAYLAQDHAFDVLLFPDWETLPYDNFSPHQDIISQRLETLYRLPSMNKGILILPVATAMAKLPAPSFLAGHSLLLQQDEIREPDQLKQQLEQAGYANVHQVMAHGEYSQRGSILDIFPMGSHQPYRIDYLDDSVDSIHFFDIETQRSTDRVSQIKILPAHEFPTSKLAIEQFRSAWRDQFGASNEPDSIYQQVTKQIWPAGIEYYIPLFFSDSHDITDYLPAQTQLLTQGDIKHNSEQFWQDVNQRYEDRRYDRMRPILPPQQLYCRVEEFFGGLKNLNRTHFDHDEIRKKAGQFNLECQPITGIAIDHKADVPTANLTDYLAKKNGSKVIFCVESLGRQEALLELLSQSRDKFGFADTYQQALTNTSDYVVIVAPLEHSVVLTDANVLLICETELFGIQISQRRRREKARAQSSEAIVRSLAELSIGQPVVHYDHGVGRYQGLTYLENGGINVEYVTLGYANDAKLYVPVASLHLISRYSGASEESAPLHYLGSEKWQKAKRKAAEKIRDVAAELLEVYAQRAIRTGYQFKLDVDHYNQFAASFPFEETVDQQNAILHVVTDMQKNTAMDRLVCGDVGFGKTEVAMRAAFVAVNDGKQVAILVPTTLLAQQHFDNFTDRFAQQPVKVAQLSRFRTAKQQAETMQQLADGQVDIVIGTHKLIQGDVKFADLGLLIVDEEHRFGVRQKEKIKAMRANIDILTMTATPIPRTLNMAMSGMRDLSIIATPPSRRLSINTFVRQYDTGIIKEAVRREIMRGGQVYFLHNEVDKIEDMAQELEALLPQARIAIAHGQMRERELEKIMSDFSHQRYNLLLCTTIIETGIDIPTANTIIINRADKFGLAQLHQLRGRVGRSHHQAYAYLLTPDKKQMSKDSVKRLEAIESLTDLGAGFVLATHDLEIRGAGELLGDDQSGQIQTIGFSLYMEMLESATNALKQGKQLSLDNLLNQGSEVDLKIPALLPDDYIFDVNTRLSLYKRVANCGTQKALDALQVELIDRFGLLPSAAKNLFATAALKQRIGALGIKRLEAGPHGGQIEFSDNSKVELTYLLSLLQQQPAIYKLDGASKLKFLIKTESAEDRLQLIDAMLDEFEQHQTEN; from the coding sequence ATGGTACCTACTATCTTGCTATCGAATATTCCTGCACCGAGTCAGGGTCAAATTACTCTGGGAAATTTATCCGGCTCAGCCTTGGCTTTAGCTATTATCGAACGCGCTGCCGCTTTTGATGGCTTATCGCTATTACTGTGTGCCGATACCAGTTCGGCGATAAAATTTGAAGCAGAGCTAGCTTACCTCGCACAAGATCATGCGTTTGATGTCTTGCTATTTCCTGATTGGGAGACCTTACCTTACGATAATTTCTCGCCCCATCAAGACATCATTTCGCAGCGCCTAGAAACGCTATATCGCTTACCATCGATGAACAAAGGCATTTTGATATTGCCCGTTGCAACCGCAATGGCCAAATTGCCAGCACCGAGTTTTTTGGCCGGCCATTCGTTATTATTGCAACAGGATGAAATCCGTGAACCGGACCAGCTCAAGCAACAATTAGAACAAGCGGGTTATGCTAATGTCCATCAAGTGATGGCGCATGGTGAATATAGCCAGCGTGGCTCAATTCTTGATATCTTCCCAATGGGCAGCCATCAGCCGTACCGGATAGATTATCTTGATGACAGCGTTGACAGCATTCACTTTTTTGACATTGAAACGCAACGTTCGACTGATCGGGTATCACAAATTAAAATATTGCCGGCGCATGAGTTTCCGACCAGCAAACTAGCGATTGAACAATTTAGAAGTGCGTGGCGCGACCAATTTGGCGCCAGTAATGAACCCGATTCAATTTATCAGCAAGTGACCAAGCAGATTTGGCCCGCTGGCATCGAGTATTACATTCCGCTATTTTTTAGCGACAGTCACGATATAACCGATTACCTGCCCGCACAAACTCAGCTGTTAACCCAAGGTGATATCAAGCACAACAGCGAACAATTTTGGCAAGATGTTAACCAGCGATATGAAGACCGTCGTTATGACCGAATGCGCCCAATATTACCGCCGCAACAGCTTTATTGTCGGGTCGAAGAATTCTTCGGTGGTTTAAAAAATTTAAACCGAACTCATTTTGACCATGACGAAATACGAAAAAAAGCCGGCCAGTTTAACCTTGAATGCCAGCCAATCACCGGCATTGCAATTGATCACAAAGCAGATGTGCCAACCGCGAACCTAACGGACTATTTAGCCAAGAAAAATGGCAGTAAAGTGATATTTTGTGTCGAATCTTTAGGCCGACAAGAAGCGTTGCTCGAACTGCTCAGTCAATCGCGAGATAAATTTGGTTTTGCCGACACTTACCAACAAGCACTGACCAATACCAGTGATTATGTGGTGATTGTCGCGCCGTTAGAACACAGTGTGGTGTTAACCGACGCTAATGTGCTGCTTATTTGTGAAACAGAACTGTTTGGCATTCAAATAAGTCAGCGCCGACGCCGCGAAAAAGCCCGTGCCCAGTCAAGTGAAGCGATTGTTCGCTCGCTCGCTGAATTGTCAATTGGCCAGCCTGTGGTGCATTACGATCATGGCGTAGGCCGTTATCAAGGGTTAACCTACCTTGAAAATGGTGGCATTAATGTTGAGTATGTGACGTTAGGTTATGCCAACGATGCCAAGCTTTATGTACCTGTCGCCTCGTTGCATTTAATTTCACGCTACAGTGGCGCCAGTGAAGAGTCAGCACCACTGCATTATTTAGGCAGCGAAAAGTGGCAAAAAGCAAAACGTAAAGCGGCAGAAAAAATTCGCGATGTGGCCGCCGAACTTTTAGAGGTTTATGCCCAGCGTGCTATCCGGACGGGTTATCAGTTCAAGCTCGATGTTGATCATTACAATCAGTTCGCCGCCAGTTTCCCCTTTGAAGAAACCGTCGATCAGCAAAATGCTATTTTACATGTGGTGACTGACATGCAAAAAAATACCGCGATGGACCGGTTAGTCTGTGGCGATGTTGGTTTTGGTAAAACGGAAGTGGCCATGCGCGCTGCCTTTGTCGCGGTTAATGATGGTAAACAAGTCGCGATATTGGTGCCAACCACCCTGCTTGCACAGCAACATTTTGATAATTTTACCGACAGGTTTGCCCAGCAGCCGGTTAAAGTCGCCCAGTTATCACGCTTTAGAACCGCCAAACAGCAAGCTGAAACGATGCAACAACTGGCCGATGGCCAAGTAGATATTGTGATCGGGACCCATAAATTGATTCAAGGCGATGTTAAATTTGCCGATCTCGGTTTACTCATTGTCGACGAAGAACACCGATTTGGTGTCAGACAAAAAGAAAAGATTAAGGCGATGCGCGCCAATATCGATATTTTAACCATGACCGCGACCCCCATTCCACGGACGCTAAACATGGCAATGAGTGGCATGCGCGACTTGTCTATTATCGCAACCCCGCCGTCGCGACGTTTGTCGATAAATACCTTTGTGCGTCAATATGACACCGGTATTATCAAAGAAGCAGTACGCCGCGAAATAATGCGCGGTGGTCAGGTTTATTTCCTCCATAACGAAGTCGATAAAATAGAAGATATGGCGCAAGAGCTCGAAGCGCTATTGCCGCAAGCCCGTATTGCAATTGCCCATGGACAAATGCGAGAACGCGAGCTTGAAAAAATCATGTCCGATTTCTCGCATCAACGCTACAATTTATTGCTATGTACCACCATTATTGAAACGGGCATTGATATTCCGACCGCCAATACGATTATTATTAATCGCGCTGACAAGTTTGGTTTAGCACAACTGCACCAGTTACGTGGCCGAGTTGGTCGCTCGCATCATCAGGCTTATGCTTATTTATTAACCCCAGATAAAAAACAGATGTCAAAGGATTCAGTCAAGCGCTTAGAAGCGATAGAGTCTTTAACCGATCTTGGGGCTGGTTTCGTGCTAGCAACCCATGATTTGGAAATTCGCGGTGCGGGCGAGTTATTAGGTGACGACCAAAGCGGCCAGATCCAAACGATTGGGTTTAGCCTATATATGGAAATGCTCGAAAGTGCGACTAATGCGCTAAAACAAGGCAAGCAACTGTCATTGGATAATTTATTAAATCAAGGATCAGAAGTCGATCTAAAAATCCCAGCACTGTTACCCGACGATTACATTTTTGACGTTAATACCCGACTGTCTTTGTATAAACGAGTCGCTAACTGTGGTACTCAAAAGGCCTTAGACGCCCTGCAAGTTGAGCTAATTGACCGATTCGGTTTGTTACCGTCAGCGGCTAAGAATTTATTTGCCACTGCGGCGCTAAAACAAAGGATCGGGGCATTAGGCATAAAACGCCTTGAAGCTGGGCCCCATGGTGGCCAGATTGAGTTTAGTGATAATTCTAAAGTCGAACTAACTTACTTACTATCGCTGTTGCAACAGCAACCAGCAATTTATAAACTTGACGGCGCCAGTAAGCTTAAGTTTTTAATTAAAACGGAGTCTGCAGAGGATCGACTACAACTGATCGACGCGATGCTTGACGAATTTGAACAACACCAAACGGAGAATTAA
- a CDS encoding peptidoglycan binding protein CsiV: protein MRLIPSLLALSLLSAPSIAAQRWFDIEVVIFERNGESSSETWPHDTPTIDTSRGINTQMAALVPSFHRCPTLNQQQIEQVIADNQVNNSSLGQPTKCVLAPQANRSARNTATNEYSALLKPFTLPTRFNYQGRNYQVVAPPLMPANVPLRVSASSLARSGSPRLLPKSSLRLNWLVKRLKRQKNLNPKLHIGWRQLVKPRHLAQPLHLFAGQNFANRFNQDGSAIGPISLNSNLADSALQQWPLWEIDGLFNVYLSHYLFIEIELNRKIASTITLKIPNPTAQDPNSPFDSQALSGLVKPQSGSEPNTETESTSLINSPSSKQLLASPTQLESQFPWLINHPMIQHRRVKSTEIHYFDHPDMGIIVQIRKT, encoded by the coding sequence GTGCGCCTGATCCCTAGCTTATTAGCGCTATCACTATTGAGTGCACCAAGTATCGCCGCCCAACGCTGGTTCGATATCGAAGTCGTTATATTTGAACGTAACGGCGAAAGCAGTAGTGAAACTTGGCCCCATGACACCCCAACCATCGACACCAGCCGCGGAATTAATACCCAAATGGCTGCATTGGTACCGTCATTTCACCGCTGCCCAACGCTAAACCAACAGCAAATTGAACAAGTGATTGCGGACAATCAAGTCAATAACTCAAGTTTGGGACAACCAACTAAGTGTGTCTTGGCGCCACAGGCGAACCGTTCAGCGCGTAATACCGCAACAAATGAATATAGCGCGTTGCTTAAACCGTTTACATTGCCAACGCGTTTTAATTATCAGGGTCGCAACTATCAAGTGGTTGCGCCACCACTCATGCCTGCCAATGTGCCACTGCGCGTAAGTGCATCATCTTTAGCGCGCTCTGGTTCACCTCGGTTATTGCCAAAATCGTCTTTACGCTTAAACTGGTTAGTTAAACGACTAAAACGCCAGAAAAATCTTAACCCTAAATTGCACATAGGCTGGCGCCAACTGGTAAAACCACGCCATTTAGCCCAACCGTTACACCTATTTGCGGGTCAAAATTTTGCAAATCGGTTTAATCAAGATGGTTCGGCTATTGGCCCTATATCACTCAATTCCAACCTGGCAGACTCAGCTCTGCAGCAGTGGCCATTATGGGAAATTGATGGCTTGTTTAATGTCTACCTGAGCCATTATCTCTTTATTGAAATAGAGTTAAACCGCAAGATAGCGTCAACTATTACGTTAAAAATTCCGAATCCGACAGCACAAGACCCAAATTCCCCATTTGATAGTCAAGCATTGTCAGGATTAGTCAAGCCACAGTCTGGGTCTGAGCCTAATACTGAAACTGAAAGCACCAGCTTAATCAATTCACCATCGAGCAAGCAACTATTGGCTTCCCCAACTCAACTTGAATCTCAATTTCCTTGGTTAATCAACCACCCAATGATCCAACACCGCCGTGTTAAATCAACAGAGATCCATTATTTTGATCACCCAGACATGGGCATTATCGTGCAAATACGTAAGACATAA
- a CDS encoding M23 family metallopeptidase, with the protein MKFKILTSLMLVPLTALATNNQRVIDALALQGTLTQGALIHGHILADSQLFLDGAMVKIHNSGAFVIGFGRDSKLSHQLKYTTADGKQHNYAVTLTARDYKIQRVNGISKKISQPSSASIKRARLDSKQVGAARRKWSDNTYFNQSFIWPVTGPISGVYGSQRFYNGKPSRPHFGVDIARTTGTVVVAPADGIVRLFVPDMFYSGGTLIIDHGMGVSSSFLHLSAGLVKAGDRVTQGQPVAKIGSSGRATGPHLDWRMNWLRQRVDPQLLVPAMVK; encoded by the coding sequence ATGAAATTCAAGATCTTAACCAGCTTAATGCTAGTGCCATTAACAGCACTAGCCACAAATAATCAACGGGTAATTGATGCGTTAGCGCTCCAAGGTACCTTGACTCAGGGCGCTTTGATTCATGGCCATATTTTAGCTGACTCACAACTTTTCCTTGATGGCGCTATGGTGAAAATCCATAATTCAGGCGCTTTTGTGATTGGTTTTGGTCGTGATTCTAAGCTTAGCCACCAATTGAAATACACCACAGCCGATGGTAAGCAACACAATTACGCAGTGACGCTGACAGCCCGAGATTATAAAATTCAACGGGTCAATGGTATTTCAAAAAAGATTAGTCAACCAAGTAGTGCCAGTATTAAGCGGGCGCGACTTGATTCTAAACAGGTTGGTGCTGCCAGACGTAAATGGTCAGATAATACCTATTTTAACCAGTCATTTATTTGGCCGGTGACCGGTCCTATCAGTGGTGTTTACGGTTCCCAGCGTTTTTATAACGGTAAACCTAGTCGCCCGCATTTTGGGGTAGATATTGCCAGAACAACGGGCACTGTCGTAGTGGCACCGGCAGATGGTATCGTGCGGTTATTTGTTCCTGATATGTTTTATTCAGGCGGCACTTTGATTATCGACCATGGCATGGGGGTTTCTTCATCTTTTTTACACCTCAGCGCCGGATTAGTTAAAGCGGGCGATCGGGTAACTCAAGGACAGCCCGTGGCAAAAATTGGCAGCAGCGGCCGTGCCACCGGCCCTCACCTTGACTGGCGCATGAACTGGTTAAGACAACGAGTTGACCCGCAATTATTAGTGCCAGCAATGGTCAAATAA
- a CDS encoding 6-carboxytetrahydropterin synthase yields the protein MKLFVNNLTVIDYSYLCAERGMVGESLIVDIILDGSLNEERMVLDFGLVKKQIKAVIDFEVDHKLLVPTGNDAISYNLVDDKTQIILDRPDQLPIYLNCPNEAFALIETAVIDEQAIIDHLTIAIRKVLPDNVVGLELKLAAEPMFGPFYHYSHGLKKHDGNCQRIAHGHRSIIEIERNGEKALDLEEYWAQRWQDIYLITESDIVTPQDITLPEVLEPLRNVPQLHWLAYEAPQGRFELVMPQAHCEVVDFDTTVEQLTEFIAQTLANENQGDTISVIGYEGVDKGAMAACLIK from the coding sequence ATGAAACTTTTTGTAAATAACTTAACCGTTATTGATTATTCTTATTTATGTGCTGAGCGTGGCATGGTGGGCGAAAGCCTGATTGTCGATATTATTCTTGATGGCAGTCTTAACGAAGAACGCATGGTACTTGACTTTGGTTTGGTTAAAAAACAAATTAAAGCGGTTATCGATTTTGAAGTAGATCATAAGTTATTAGTGCCAACGGGCAATGATGCGATTTCTTACAATTTAGTCGATGACAAAACGCAAATAATTCTCGACCGACCTGATCAATTACCTATTTATTTAAATTGCCCCAATGAAGCCTTTGCCCTGATTGAAACCGCAGTGATTGACGAGCAAGCGATAATTGACCATCTCACTATAGCGATCAGAAAAGTATTACCTGACAATGTTGTTGGCTTAGAATTAAAACTCGCAGCAGAACCAATGTTTGGACCTTTTTATCATTACAGTCACGGTCTTAAAAAACATGACGGTAATTGTCAACGCATTGCTCATGGTCACCGTTCTATCATTGAAATTGAACGTAACGGCGAAAAAGCGTTGGATCTTGAAGAGTATTGGGCCCAGCGTTGGCAAGATATTTATTTAATCACCGAATCTGACATTGTGACTCCGCAAGACATTACCTTACCAGAAGTCTTAGAACCGCTGCGTAATGTGCCACAACTACATTGGTTAGCTTATGAAGCACCGCAAGGCCGCTTCGAATTAGTGATGCCACAAGCCCATTGTGAGGTAGTTGACTTTGATACCACCGTTGAACAATTAACCGAATTTATTGCACAAACACTGGCCAACGAAAATCAGGGCGATACAATTTCAGTTATCGGCTACGAAGGAGTTGATAAGGGTGCCATGGCAGCCTGTCTCATAAAATAA
- the yejK gene encoding nucleoid-associated protein YejK: protein MSVSIKHIILHQINTTAEGDVTFSARDQVLSPTRDVELLVSELHRIYNSKQGKGYGYFIDDEEGQGVFARSLSDYLDQDNDFVAFSQQAIQLLQTELSKYNFAEQGYLMLANYTHTASHYLFVALISPKDSIVVDESLDVLSNQHLELNNLQLAARIDLSMWQAEPDSKRFISFIRGRAGRKVSDFFLDFMGCKEGFNAKEQNRKLLNAVDDYCDASELSRSEKEQYREKVFDYCKDKIDSGEEIGIRELSKTISEGADQGFYQYTEQQGYELEEEIPGDRATLRQLKKFAGTGGGVSIGFEQKHLGERIIVDLENDKLTIVGIPPNLRDQLTRRLKSDF, encoded by the coding sequence ATGAGCGTATCGATCAAGCATATTATATTGCATCAAATTAATACTACCGCTGAAGGGGATGTTACTTTTTCGGCGCGAGACCAAGTGTTGTCGCCTACGCGAGATGTTGAGTTATTGGTCAGTGAGTTGCACCGTATCTACAATAGTAAGCAAGGCAAAGGTTACGGTTATTTTATTGACGATGAAGAAGGTCAGGGTGTTTTTGCTCGTTCATTGTCTGATTATTTAGATCAAGACAATGATTTTGTGGCATTTTCTCAACAAGCAATCCAATTGTTGCAAACTGAATTGTCGAAATATAACTTTGCCGAACAAGGTTATTTAATGCTGGCTAACTACACACATACGGCCAGTCACTATTTGTTTGTCGCGCTGATATCACCAAAAGATTCGATTGTCGTAGATGAAAGCCTCGATGTATTAAGCAACCAGCATCTTGAACTAAACAATTTACAACTCGCTGCGCGCATTGATCTTAGCATGTGGCAAGCCGAGCCAGACTCAAAACGCTTTATCTCTTTTATTCGCGGACGTGCTGGTCGTAAAGTGTCAGATTTCTTTCTTGATTTCATGGGCTGTAAAGAAGGCTTTAATGCTAAAGAACAAAATCGAAAATTGCTTAACGCGGTTGACGATTATTGTGATGCATCTGAATTAAGCCGCAGTGAAAAAGAACAATATCGCGAAAAAGTATTCGATTATTGCAAAGACAAAATCGATAGCGGTGAAGAAATTGGTATTCGTGAATTATCAAAGACAATCTCCGAAGGTGCTGATCAAGGTTTTTATCAATATACCGAGCAGCAAGGTTATGAGTTAGAAGAAGAGATCCCTGGCGATCGCGCGACTTTACGCCAATTAAAGAAATTCGCGGGTACCGGTGGCGGCGTGTCGATTGGTTTTGAACAAAAACATCTGGGTGAACGGATCATTGTTGATTTAGAAAATGACAAGTTGACAATTGTTGGTATTCCACCCAATTTACGCGATCAACTAACCAGACGCTTAAAGTCAGATTTCTAA
- a CDS encoding DUF1414 domain-containing protein produces the protein MAVKSKYSNEQVEQLIMQLLTVLDNENAKADLSLMALGNAATTIINTNVPPSQRKQVATSFANALSSSISVDLH, from the coding sequence ATGGCCGTTAAATCAAAATATTCAAATGAACAAGTCGAACAATTAATCATGCAATTGCTTACCGTACTGGACAATGAAAACGCCAAAGCCGATCTGAGCTTAATGGCATTAGGTAACGCCGCGACGACTATCATCAATACGAATGTGCCGCCTTCTCAGCGCAAACAAGTTGCAACCAGTTTTGCAAATGCACTTAGTTCATCGATTAGTGTTGACCTACACTAA
- a CDS encoding DUF3413 domain-containing protein, giving the protein MIDTGNTYKDRVSRLIGWGHWFLVANIVLAIAMSTRYIFAKNVDDTFISIVYLIFTLAGHFALLGIVSYIVILFPLTFLFPSSKAMRAIGAVVATGAIVALLIDGSVYQNYQIHLNLLVFDLDGFNLDSSIGWSSIALFLLALLTVELTLANLIWKRLAVIRQWNIGNKVASVFFVAFFISHLIHIWADATLYQPVLSYDRTFPLSHGSTARSLLNKYGFNVTLRQERELSNSPTTITYPLHPLQCRANAANNLLIINLATANQQLLTPQVMPYLTDFAAKSIVATQHISTSLNPRLAKFNLDTGLPAQYSHIFNANQMPRLLNQQARAYGFKREFISDTNTSINQAVAQHDQTVTTNLVNFLNDSSSDALSASFYANITLFSSQEFDSPAGFMPKVTLEQQSLSAPERILARQYLRSLSYIDQLVKSIVTQVDLTTTTVVITANRGMDLTSLYNSSNQYSKVNLHVPLIISLPNTASGTINKLTSHYDVLPTLLKHSFGCTNPASDYSVGNDLLSTQTNDLIYIGVPDDFAIYQSQKIAEISRHGDFKFYNESYQRLNGVYLPFQAFIDLMAKQQRFSR; this is encoded by the coding sequence ATGATAGATACTGGAAATACTTACAAAGACAGAGTGTCGCGCTTAATCGGCTGGGGCCACTGGTTTTTGGTTGCCAATATTGTCTTAGCTATCGCGATGTCGACCCGTTATATTTTTGCCAAAAATGTCGACGACACGTTCATTAGCATTGTGTACCTCATATTTACTCTCGCTGGACATTTCGCCTTACTCGGTATAGTCAGCTATATCGTCATTTTGTTCCCGCTGACGTTTTTGTTTCCATCATCCAAAGCAATGCGAGCGATTGGCGCTGTTGTTGCGACGGGGGCGATTGTTGCCTTGCTGATTGATGGCAGTGTCTATCAAAATTATCAAATTCATTTAAATTTATTGGTCTTTGATCTCGATGGCTTTAATTTAGATAGCAGTATCGGCTGGAGCAGCATTGCTTTATTTTTATTAGCCTTATTAACGGTAGAGTTAACGTTAGCCAACCTTATTTGGAAGCGCTTAGCAGTGATCCGCCAATGGAATATCGGCAATAAAGTCGCCAGCGTATTTTTTGTCGCATTCTTTATCAGCCACCTTATCCATATTTGGGCCGACGCCACTCTTTACCAGCCGGTGTTGAGCTATGATCGAACCTTCCCTTTGTCACATGGTTCAACCGCCCGTAGCTTACTCAATAAATACGGATTTAATGTTACATTGCGCCAAGAGCGGGAATTAAGTAATAGCCCAACGACTATTACCTACCCGTTGCACCCATTACAATGTCGAGCTAATGCTGCCAATAATTTATTAATCATTAATTTAGCCACAGCAAACCAGCAACTATTAACACCACAAGTTATGCCGTATTTAACCGATTTTGCTGCCAAAAGCATCGTTGCTACCCAACATATTTCAACCAGCCTAAACCCTAGGTTGGCAAAATTTAACCTCGACACTGGGTTGCCGGCGCAATATAGCCATATTTTTAATGCCAACCAGATGCCGCGTTTACTCAATCAGCAAGCACGTGCTTATGGCTTTAAACGTGAATTTATCAGTGACACAAATACCAGCATCAACCAAGCGGTAGCACAACACGATCAGACCGTAACAACTAATTTAGTCAACTTCTTGAACGACAGTTCAAGCGATGCGTTATCTGCCAGCTTTTATGCCAACATTACTTTATTTTCAAGTCAGGAGTTCGACTCACCCGCTGGTTTTATGCCAAAGGTCACGCTTGAACAACAGAGTTTATCAGCACCAGAACGGATATTAGCCCGTCAATATCTGCGCTCATTAAGCTATATTGATCAATTAGTAAAAAGCATTGTTACGCAGGTCGACTTGACCACGACAACCGTTGTTATCACTGCCAACAGGGGCATGGATTTAACCTCTCTCTATAATAGCTCTAACCAATATTCGAAAGTGAACTTGCACGTACCATTGATTATTTCTTTACCTAATACAGCAAGTGGAACCATTAATAAATTAACCTCTCACTACGATGTCCTGCCAACGTTACTTAAACATAGCTTTGGTTGTACCAACCCTGCCAGTGACTATAGTGTCGGCAATGATTTATTAAGTACTCAAACCAATGATCTTATCTATATTGGCGTGCCTGATGATTTTGCGATTTATCAAAGCCAGAAAATTGCTGAAATTAGCCGTCATGGTGATTTCAAGTTCTATAATGAGTCTTATCAACGCCTAAATGGCGTTTATTTACCTTTCCAAGCATTTATTGACTTAATGGCCAAACAGCAACGTTTCTCACGTTAA